Sequence from the Helianthus annuus cultivar XRQ/B chromosome 13, HanXRQr2.0-SUNRISE, whole genome shotgun sequence genome:
AGAATTCATGGTGAATCAAAacatcaaaattttacataccttttgatccttatgacgaggtgatcactaatttgtgttTAGAATTCGATTTGAACTTGATTTAGACTTCAATTTGCAGATTTTAGAGTGAAGCTAGGGTTTGAGGAACACCCTGGTCGCCCCTTTTTCCCCTTGTTCGACCAGACACACTTACAAATGGTGTGTTTTGTGAATTTTTGTTACAATCAGCTTTTaattttcaatctttggcaaATTTAGTCCCTTAACTATGATTTCTCttaagtttaagtgttttaaccatattacgaattatttcaagacttgaacttaactaggttaaattcctAGTTGGTAAATTCTTGTTTGTTAATTctttataatttttaatataaagatttatattttcggggtgttacaagtctacccccttaaaagggtttcgtccccgaaaccgaattacgtaccaaacaAAGTAGGGTATAGCCGTTGCATTTcttcttcggattcccatgtggtaTCAGCACCCTTCTTGTGTTCCCATTTGACTCTTACTTGATTGATCTCTTTATTTCTTAAGGTTTTCACCTtgcgatctaaaatcgcaatggGTCTTACCACATAGTTTAATCTGTTATCCACCTCAATGTCATTGTAGTGGACATAAGTCGTCTCATCGGCCAGACATTTCCGAAGATGTGACACGTGAAATGTGCTATGAATTCCGCttagttcctccggtagttcaagGCGATAGGCTACCTTTCCTACCCGTTCGATAATCGTAAACGGtccaataaatcttgggctcagTTTCCCTTTCTTTCTAAACCGAATAACTCCTTTCCATGGGGACACTTTGAGCATGACTTTGTCACCGACTTGGAATTCAATGGGCCTTCTTCGTTTATCAACATACGACTTTTGTCGGTCTTGAGCTGCTTTTAAGTGAGCTCGGACCATGTCAATTTTCTCGTTCGTGGCTCGGATTATATCCGTGGGTGCTAGCCCacgtggacccacttctccccaaaaTACCGGAGTTCGgcattttcttccatataacATTTCGTACGGGGCCATTCtaatactcgcgtgatagctgttgttatatgagaatttgactaagggtagatggacatcccaactacccccgaagtcgataatgcaagcacgcaacatgtcttctaacgtctgtattgttctttcagtttgcccatccgtttgaggatggtacgtAGTGCTAAGGAATAActtagttcccatttgttcttggaaatCCTGCCAGAAATTTGAAGTAAATCGGGTGTCTCTATCGGACACGATaccggtactccatggcgtgaTATTATTTCATTTGTATACACCTCTGCCATCTTTTCGGACGTATAGGTCTCACGAATCGggatgaagtgagcacttttagtcagtctatctacgactacccatatagcatcaaaaccacggcTTGTTTTtggcagtttggtcaataggtccattgtaatttgttcccatttccaaacctggatttctaacggttggagtttaccgtatggtttttggtgttcagccttgacttgtagacatgtcaaacacttttccacgtatcTCGCGGTGTCTcgtttcattccgggccaccaatagttttgtttcaagtcattatacatcttggtcgctcccggatgaatggaataacgagatttgtgtgcttcatcaagTAAAAGCTTTTTAActccacatgtgttagggacccaaATTCTATTGAAACAAGTCTTCAGGTCGTGACTGCCTATCTCGAGGTctttaacttggccgataatCCTTTCCTTTTTCCAATTTTCCGGCTTTACAGCTTCATcctgtgcttctcgaattcgttctagtaagcTTGAAGTCACAATgagttgcattgatcgtacccgtattgGGGTATAATCTGCTTTGCGACTCAgcgcatcagccactacattggccttcccagggtggtaatgtatttcacaatcgaaatctttgaccgtttccaaccaccgcctttgtctcatgtttaattccttctgatcgaagaaatatttcaaacttttatggtcggtaaagattgtaaattttaccccgtacaagtaatgcctccatatctttaaggcaaacaccaccgccgctaattccaagtcgtgaacggggtatttcttttcatgaatcttcaattgcctcgaggcataggcgatGACCTTATCTCGTTGCATTAAAACACACCCGATCCCCGAATGAGAAgcatccgagtaaaccaccatgtcatcagtctcttccggtaatgttaacaccggagcgtgggtcaactttTCTTTGAGCATTTGGAAGGCTTCCTCTTGCTCAATACCCCATACGAACTTTTCCTCCTTTCGAGTCAGTTTGGTCAATggcaaggcaattttggagaaattttgtatgaatctccgataatatcccgcgagccctaaaaagcttcggatctccgagggatttcttggagggctccattttgacacagcttctatctttgacggatctactagtactccatcagcacta
This genomic interval carries:
- the LOC110901461 gene encoding uncharacterized protein LOC110901461; protein product: MAPYEMLYGRKCRTPVFWGEVGPRGLAPTDIIRATNEKIDMVRAHLKAAQDRQKSYVDKRRRPIEFQVGDKVMLKVSPWKGVIRFRKKGKLSPRFIGPFTIIERVGKVAYRLELPEELSGIHSTFHVSHLRKCLADETTYVHYNDIEVDNRLNYVVRPIAILDRKVKTLRNKEINQVRVKWEHKKGADTTWESEEEMQRLYPTLFGT